From the Chryseobacterium fluminis genome, the window ATATTTATCTTAAAAGCGAAAATAAGGCAGAGTTTCTGGAAGCTTTGAGCAATTGGTATGACGTCCAGGGATATAGTGAAGACAAAAGCGGATGGTACAGAAAATATTCAAGATACTTCGAAAGCTCGGAAACCGCCCTTGAGGTACTGAAAAATCATGAAAAGTGGGTAAGGAGCAATAACATCCATTTCACCCCAAATATTTTTATCAATAATACGGAATATCCGGTACAGTATGAACGGGCAGATCTGGAATACTTTATCCCGGAAGTTCTATCTGAAAATTAAAATCAACTATGAAAAACATATTTTTTTTCCTGCTGGGAACGGTTATGTTCTTTTCTCAGAATAACAGGTTCATCTACGAAGTGAAATATAAGAAAGATTCAACATCAAAAGAGATCACAAGGGAAAATTACTATCTGGATATTACAAAAGAAGATATCGCCTATTATAACAGACTGATTTATATCAGCGATTCGACATATAGTGCTACAGGCCGATATCCGTTAAAAGGGAACAGGCTCACATCGTTTCTCATCAAAAAAAACAAAAGCCCCATCTATCAAAACTATGAATATATCGGGGATGCAAACTATTATAAATTAACAGAAGAACCAAAACAACAATGGATTATTACAGACAGTATAAAAAATTCAAATAGTTTTCAGGTTCAAAAAGCAGTTGCAGAGTTTGGAGGGAGAAGCTGGATTGCCTGGTTCACCCGCGATATCCCAATTCCTTATGGACCTTATAAGTTTAACGGGTTGCCGGGATTAATTATGGAATTATACGATACCAGAAAGGACTACTGTTTTAAGGTGATTAAAAGTGAAAAAATACTGAATGATTACCAGCGTTATTCATTAAATGCCTCTATATCCAGGGCAATACCCGTAACTCAGAAAGATTTAAACAAATTAAGGCTGGACCTCTATTCTAATCCCTTTAAATATGCATTCAATGGAGTATTAACGATACCGGAAGGAAAAAAACTGCAATTGGATGACGGTACGGTACTCTCTAAAGAGCAACTGAAGCCTGCCGAAGCCAATGAAAGGAAAAAATTGAAATCTTTTAATAACCCGATAGAATTGGACACAGCCGTGAAATATCCGTAGTACTGAAAAGAATACATCACAACCTTTGCATGACATATTTATTCTATATTTACTGATATGAAAAAAATATTATTTCTATTCTTTTTAGGTACGCAACTACTCTTGGCTCAGAATAAGAGGTTTATTTATCAGTATACTTATGTTCCTGATTCAACAAATATAACTTCTGCTTTAACGGAATTAATGTATTTAGACATTACTGATCAGAAATCTTTATTTTACAGTCAGAATAAATATGCTGAAGACTCCACTTCAATTGCTGAGGCAAAAAAAGGGCAGTTCTATATTCCCAATGCCAATGTTTTTTATAGAGTTGAAAAAATAAAAGATAAAGTCTTCTTTTTAACCAGTGATTACGGAGTGGAAAATCTCAGGGTTGAAGATAACAGGAGAATGATGTGGAATATATTACCTGATAAAAAAAGTATCGGAGAATATAAGGCACAAAAAGCAGTAACAGATTTTGGAGGAAGAAAATGGATAGCGTGGTTTACTGTAGATATACCTCTACAGGACGGACCCTATAAATTTGCCGGACTGCCGGGGCTTATTATAAAAATAGAAGATGCCACTCAAAATCACTCCTATCAATTGGTGGGAGTCAGAAGTATAGATCACCAAACCCAATATCCTGCGTTGAATTCAGGAACAAAAGAATTAGTCCTGAACCAGAAGGATTTTAATAAACTGTTCAAACGATATAGAAATGATCCCGCAAGTAGTATAAAACAACTTTATATACAAGGGAAATTACCTGATCATACAGATACCTCAGGAAAATTCCGGACAGGGGCCGAAATCGTGAGAGAGGTTGAGCAACTGGTAAAAGAAAGATTAAAAAAAGATAATAATATTATTGAGATTGATTTGCTGAAGTAATTGGGAAGCAAATGTTTTGTCTCGGTGTATACTACCGGATAAACAGTAAAAAGCCATTTCAAAACAGTTGAAATGGCTTTTAAATGATGTAAATTAAACTATAAATTATTTAAAATGAAATCTGTCATTTTCTGATACAGTTGTGGCCTTGTCTGCCCGCCGTAAATCCCGTGGTTTTTGTCAGGGTAAGCCATGAAATCAAATTGTTTTTTATTTTGGATTAATGCTTCCGAAAACTCCATAGAATTCTGGAAATGTACATTGTCATCTGCTGTTCCGTGAATTAAAAGAAATTTTCCTTTTAACAGATCGGCATATTCAGTAGGTGAATTTTTATCATATCCGTCAGCATTTCCCTGAGGGGTTCTCATGAATCTTTCCGTGTAGACCGAATCGTAATACCTCCAGTTGGTTACCGGTGCTACAGCGATACCCATTTTGAAAACATCTGCTCCCTTGGTCATCGCGAGACTGGTCATATAACCTCCGAAACTCCAGCCAAACATTCCGATTCTGGATTTATCGATATACGACTGGTTCCCGAACCATCTGGCAGCGGTAATCTGGTCTTCAATTTCATATTTTCCTAAATTCATATAGGTTACCTTTTTGAATTTAGCGCCTTTGTAACCTGTTCCACGCCCGTCAACGCAAGCAACAATATAGCCCTTTTGCGCCAGCATTTCAAACCAGATTCCGTTTCCGTTATCCCACGAGTTGGCAACCTGCTGAGAGCCCGGCCCGGAGTACTGGAACATAAACAAAGGATATTTTTTATTCTTATCGAAGTTTTTAGGCTTTATGATCCAGGCGTTCATCTGATCTCCTGCAGCGTTTGGAATGGTGATGAACTCTTTTTCAGTGAAATTATCGGCTTTTAATTTCTGAAGCTGCTCCTCGTTATTCTGAAGCTCTTTAACTACTTTTCCGTTTCCGTCTTTTAAAACGAAAGTATAAGGCTTTGCAGCGGTGGAAGAGGTTTCGATGAAGTAATTATAATTTTTACTGAAATTCGCAGAATTATTTCCTTCTGCGTTTGAAATCAGCTGGGCTTTTCCATTTTTAATATTGATCTTTGAAATCACTTTATTGATGCTTCCTTTTTCAGTCGTCTGGACATAAATTTCATTTGATTTTGGATTAAATCCGTAATAATCTGTCACTTCCCAGTCTCCTTTTGTAATCTGCTTTTTCAGCTTCCCGTTTTGATCATACCAAT encodes:
- a CDS encoding GLPGLI family protein; translated protein: MKNIFFFLLGTVMFFSQNNRFIYEVKYKKDSTSKEITRENYYLDITKEDIAYYNRLIYISDSTYSATGRYPLKGNRLTSFLIKKNKSPIYQNYEYIGDANYYKLTEEPKQQWIITDSIKNSNSFQVQKAVAEFGGRSWIAWFTRDIPIPYGPYKFNGLPGLIMELYDTRKDYCFKVIKSEKILNDYQRYSLNASISRAIPVTQKDLNKLRLDLYSNPFKYAFNGVLTIPEGKKLQLDDGTVLSKEQLKPAEANERKKLKSFNNPIELDTAVKYP
- a CDS encoding GLPGLI family protein; amino-acid sequence: MKKILFLFFLGTQLLLAQNKRFIYQYTYVPDSTNITSALTELMYLDITDQKSLFYSQNKYAEDSTSIAEAKKGQFYIPNANVFYRVEKIKDKVFFLTSDYGVENLRVEDNRRMMWNILPDKKSIGEYKAQKAVTDFGGRKWIAWFTVDIPLQDGPYKFAGLPGLIIKIEDATQNHSYQLVGVRSIDHQTQYPALNSGTKELVLNQKDFNKLFKRYRNDPASSIKQLYIQGKLPDHTDTSGKFRTGAEIVREVEQLVKERLKKDNNIIEIDLLK
- a CDS encoding S9 family peptidase, with product MKKFLLTLTAAAVFQSFSAQEITLDKIYSGYYRGKGIAGITSMKNGENYLVIEPAGIAKYSYKTSQKEGNIVDGQFESYEFSDDESKILLLKDSQPIYRHSFLGKYEVKDLKSGKTVSLNEGKFVQEPRFSPDATKISFIVDNNLFYQDLNSGKITQITEHGVKNKILNGLADWVYEEEFGHARLYEWTKNSDAILFVKLDETEVPEIYIPVYGKTLYPGEMRYKYPKAGERNSVASAHIYQLNGGKKTKVNLDNFRHYYIPNVIQTAKPDEIVLITSDRIQNASDVLKVNTKTGAVQKLFTETDDKWIDTDSPTLEFLEDNSFLWGSERDGYRHLYWYDQNGKLKKQITKGDWEVTDYYGFNPKSNEIYVQTTEKGSINKVISKINIKNGKAQLISNAEGNNSANFSKNYNYFIETSSTAAKPYTFVLKDGNGKVVKELQNNEEQLQKLKADNFTEKEFITIPNAAGDQMNAWIIKPKNFDKNKKYPLFMFQYSGPGSQQVANSWDNGNGIWFEMLAQKGYIVACVDGRGTGYKGAKFKKVTYMNLGKYEIEDQITAARWFGNQSYIDKSRIGMFGWSFGGYMTSLAMTKGADVFKMGIAVAPVTNWRYYDSVYTERFMRTPQGNADGYDKNSPTEYADLLKGKFLLIHGTADDNVHFQNSMEFSEALIQNKKQFDFMAYPDKNHGIYGGQTRPQLYQKMTDFILNNL